The proteins below come from a single Halictus rubicundus isolate RS-2024b chromosome 13, iyHalRubi1_principal, whole genome shotgun sequence genomic window:
- the Stip1 gene encoding stress-induced phosphoprotein 1, translating to MDQVSGIKEKGNIALQEGKIEEAIQHYTEAIALDSCNHVLFSNRSAAYAKAGKYEQALEDAEETVNLNPEWVRGYSRKGSALAYLGKYDESIEAYNAGLKLEPDNAQLKSALASVKAQKASAATNIPADFFTKLPNFQDPKVYDALDSLMKDKNILKNLKDMMGTHGDGGEEPMDTDPPQPPKSQTPKQDPPKPQKKEEDNLPPEKREALNEKELGNEAYKKKSFEEALAHYNRAIELEPTEIIYQLNVAAVYFEQKEYEKCISQCEKAIEVGRENRADFKLIAKAFTRIGHAYKKMENWKQAKVYYEKSMSEHRTPEIKTLLSDVDKIIKEEERRAYIDPEKAEEEKELGNQRYKDGDYPTAIKHYTEAIKRNPDDPKYYSNRAACYMKLAAFDLGLKDCDKCLEIDPKFIKGWIRKGKILQGMQQQGKALNAYQKALEVDPNNKEALAAYRTCAVSFSSNPEEVRKRAMSDPEVQSILSDPTMRLILDQMQSDPRALRDHLKNPNIAAKLQKLLETGLIAIY from the exons ATGGATCAG GTTAGTGGGATTAAAGAGAAAGGGAATATTGCTTTGCAAGAAGGAAAGATCGAGGAGGCTATTCAACACTACACGGAAGCGATAGCGTTAGACAGCTGCAATCATGTGCTCTTCAGCAACAGATCAGCTGCCTATGCCAAGGCAGGCAAGTACGAGCAGGCTCTGGAGGATGCGGAGGAGACCGTGAACTTGAATCCTGAATGGGTCAGAGGTTATTCTCGCAAGGGAAGTGCCCTTGCTTACTTGGGTAAGTACGACGAATCTATCGAAGCTTACAACGCTGGCCTAAAATTGGAACCGGACAATGCTCAACTCAAGAGCGCACTGGCTTCGGTGAAAGCACAGAAAGCTTCTGCTGCCACAAACATACCAGCAGACTTTTTTACGAAACTACCGAACTTCCAAGATCCGAAGGTATATGACGCTCTAGATTCGCTGATGAAAGACAAAAACATTCTTAAAAATCTCAAAGATATGATGGGCACACATGGGGACGGAGGGGAAGAGCCGATGGACACAGATCCTCCTCAGCCTCCGAAATCTCAGACGCCTAAGCAAGATCCACCTAAACCACAGAAAAAGGAGGAGGACAATTTACCTCCTGAAAAGAGAGAAGCGCTCAATGAGAAGGAATTGGGTAACGAAGCTTACAAGAAGAAGAGTTTCGAAGAGGCTCTCGCACATTACAACAGAGCCATAGAATTAGAGCCTACAGAAATCATTTATCAATTAAACGTGGCGGCGGTATATTTCGAACAGAAAGAGTACGAGAAATGTATCTCGCAGTGCGAGAAAGCCATCGAGGTAGGAAGAGAGAATAGGGCCGATTTTAAATTAATAGCGAAAGCGTTCACCAGAATCGGTCACGCGTATAAGAAAATGGAGAACTGGAAACAGGCGAAGGTTTACTATGAGAAGTCTATGTCTGAACACAGAACGCCCGAGATCAAAACTCTCCTCTCGGACGTAGATAAGATCATCAAGGAGGAGGAAAGAAGAGCGTACATCGATCCGGAGAAAGCGGAAGAGGAGAAGGAGCTTGGTAACCAGAGGTACAAGGACGGCGACTATCCCACAGCAATAAAACATTACACAGAAGCGATAAAGAGAAATCCCGACGATCCGAAATACTATAGCAACAGAGCAGCATGTTACATGAAATTAGCAGCGTTTGATCTCGGATTAAAGGATTGCGATAAATGTCTCGAGATCGATCCGAAGTTCATCAAAGGATGGATCAGAAAAGGGAAGATCCTGCAAGGAATGCAGCAACAAGGAAAAGCCCTGAATGCCTATCAGAAAGCGCTCGAGGTGGATCCCAACAACAAGGAAGCGTTGGCGGCGTACCGAACTTGCGCGGTCTCCTTTAGTTCTAATCCCGAAGAAGTCAGAAAGAGAGCAATGTCGGATCCGGAAGTTCAAAGCATATTGAGCGATCCGACCATGAGACTTATTTTAGATCAGATGCAAAGCGACCCCCGTGCTCTGCGAGA CCACCTGAAGAATCCCAATATAGCAGCGAAGTTGCAGAAACTGTTGGAGACGGGTCTTATCGCTATTTATTGA